In Limanda limanda chromosome 23, fLimLim1.1, whole genome shotgun sequence, a genomic segment contains:
- the LOC132996986 gene encoding uncharacterized protein LOC132996986 produces MAEEGGETEPLGPRLLALSGRYSSDELRTDSRSFCADFRELVEEFASRWQVPLPQLRILETALRYFSQASTFFSSNCDHVLHTLSSLALSVFELLLFFDQKDFHQEPLKHFTVTFQECHLVLARHQNVHLLQVERLVQGDGPWADSVLQAILSESSLPQNEVDGCINAELPVFFELRVRYLLSCERVSEATALARCCARHPMAGRHLFFLQVYLTWLYKTSQHDRLHKEMDDVNSEDAVHIICSLECEEQDDLLLGLSRAFLSQQLRRGDLYYLCDLVFIWSKLHSRLDTSEQALLEESHQLMLSATNVNSIFPFIRAILQELGEDGKQFCVELCTNALESCLPCDVVTKSLIYKTIAGLLPTDLEVCRACALLVFFQERTVEAYKRVYLLYMHPDQEYHVEYGPIGNHVRFDMLQVLKKDLYFDPEFWNLIALRTNCLKLMSEKVVSAALEEIMEDKWISNFSTKKAASRSSACRGGKKRALQAAAKKRHQRNDSDTASKRLKGGPGNTQLNDDHAVTKKGAQGLRPLKDKSSEPLRRSFWRLDRIQDNVTIRYGEHRRITRLSEKNRPKRRIKKPRWLLEDAAALKKNNVSSDIKKHELRHQQHHRSSDMKRFETAQIRNNAKHKAPVNSHSGGREINKHQRGFSLDYVEPAQPPQIILELSLPDNELMGTFTEESGNRQRGFPQVLLYRPTVKLPATSQPVKTVQRKEVVLRARDAAMFVKQLHCYARRQKGKGHGLNVHGSVSTITRSSVQGSPPKDAQRRRCEKPEGKGASRTLSEVLEKVHPVSRKTSAARDSADAPQTPAGAKVTKSPLSDKVPQPAGKGKVLRNVSSARDKSAVERKATTASQTSEEAERTETPGLDKIIQAQTASARELCEEPAVEMKVTIASQTSAAAKVPQSPGLGICKAQSEEDLSRITASAEMTTADNKESTVNEGTPVSDEANNSNPDPSPSQTQDVVLRDGEKELMSLTSLAEKIPVAKAKADSLEVLNTVCNNIAEVDLHPPCERDTIPRGNMVTLSKASEPRAAYSPPDQDAMNDISALTLVTEMVTELAPEALARDLENDKQRAPENSASKASTVKSKTKVPHKIRSTSSCSASAQEASAVVDVQLNKGSTATQDIDSDASESSEPETEESKLEFSCTFCDKFFKGSRVVSHAMFHYRRDECMFCRTMFKDDLLAMMHLSDHIEKLKKSKDQENRVSETKGMSTPKTSAKDNTTNMSSARRGRPRKSDVPESASPQDPRPPESRKLRSKDKPADENPPQEKTHNTSNHLNSETPVHKVNGNIRKKKELGRVAKKKEIATARRHLEAKQPLPQQEKSQGRTSNESENHKSSENEDKKMKTESLPFLKAPAKERNVEPQEKVSCPVDGCVWFNDLSKSRVALLYHALDDHQGELKPLELAFRVGNSRCSICMRVLFSFKHFQHHVERHRVSPRHPCLHEGCPARFKSGMEMRRHARRHNPLQAVCCLPGCSQLFICLWALNLHEREHYTSKPTKPHKMTSEETGEKHHNAAVGKKQKDNEPKDATALNKTLKAACKLRNRATHKTSSRKHMKAPPLSSDGDLNERNETEDSNVLKNLSNKDTSAQPTVPNLRLRQTLRKASGTTMAARKVISSSLLKRKNKARHKFKKKQVKVNTDVPKRRGRPPKLKKPVHDENTSTGQNSETVIEKTTLQNDPKNPAQLSSPSPKAAVASDVSAGTKEQEVNKTTKTSVNESKCKKSVNKQIKKSHVSSNPSISRTSADKTRKSTTDKVKKVHKAKKRSSPESGCQSAASNSSESKKRKVTKSKVDTKTESDLKETPEVISAVQQVEAAAVIDEEGKATTENKDSTHNCTGESLPSVASNDLANTPSTTSGETKEEKPTKPHLTKKERPKENKTKTASSGSDKVKKNQKDVNKKTDKKTVKEKRPRKDPSKTPAVKKKSKSVVQPEDGAKAAASEKSDQNEEGKVKEEVSDPTLPSSGSSAPADTSSSNEKTSPTATEGNTQKVKTQKKLKKNSDPNKESKKRKSVPKEGHTKSVKKPKGERVPTAKTSKTEVKPFTEGKAAVEEGTASLETPPCPISSSGYSVINRKGPGQVVKSSVCKDTLAMYGKKPYMRLPPTAYLDEKYITMPKRRKDMSPLEPTQRSPPPGLASVAAAQPRQRCANCFATFTSAEELQGHLQLQRCSNLFGFDSDDEGNS; encoded by the exons GAATGTCATTTGGTCCTTGCGAGGCATCAGAATGTTCACTTACTTCAGGTGGAGCGTTTGGTTCAGGGCGACGGGCCTTGGGCCGACTCTGTCTTACAGGCGATCCTCAGTGAGTCCAGTTTACCTCAGAATGAAG TCGATGGGTGCATCAACGCTGAGCTGCCGGTGTTCTTTGAGCTCCGGGTGCGCTACCTTCTGTCCTGTGAGCGGGTCAGCGAGGCCACGGCCCTGGCTAGGTGCTGTGCTCGGCATCCCATGGCAGGGCGGCACTTGTTCTTCCTCCAGGTCTACCTCACGTGGCTTTACAAAACGTCACAGCATGACCGCCTGCATAAAGAG ATGGATGATGTTAATAGCGAAGATGCTGTTCACATCATCTGTAGTTTGGAGTGTGAGGAACAGGATGACTTGTTACTGGGCCTCAGCAGAGCCTTCCTCTCCCAGCAGCTCCGCAGGGGAGACCTGTACTATTTGTG TGATCTTGTCTTCATATGGAGTAAACTTCACAGTCGGTTGGACACATCCGAGCAAGCTCTCCTCGAGGAGAGTCATCAGCTGATGCTGTCGGCCACCAATGTGAACTCCATCTTTCCATTCATCAGAGCCATACTGCAGGAG CTGGGTGAAGATGGCAAACAGTTCTGCGTGGAGCTTTGCACTAATGCCCTGGAGTCTTGCCTTCCCTGTGATGTCGTCACCAAGTCCCTAATCTACAAAACCATTGCTGGCCTGCTTCCCACTGACCTGGAGGTTTGCCGGGCGTGCGCTCTCCTCGTCTTCTTCCAGGAACGCACAGTCGAGGCCTACAAGAGGGTGTACCTTCTTTACATGCATCCCGATCAGGAGTACCACGTGGAGTACGGCCCCATCGGGAATCATGTTCGCTTTGACATGCTACAG gtctTGAAGAAAGACCTCTACTTTGACCCAGAGTTTTGGAACCTCATTGCTTTACGGACCAATTGCTTGAAGTTGATGAGCGAGAAAGTGGTTAGTGCCGCCCTTGAAGAAATCATGGAGGACAAATGGATCTCTAACTTTTCCACCAAAAAGGCTGCTTCACGGTCAAGTGCATGTcggggaggaaagaaaagggcTCTTCAGGCAGCAGCTAAGAAGCGGCACCAGAGGAATGATTCTGACACTGCATCCAAAAGACTTAAGGGGGGCCCAGGCAACACACAACTAAATGATGATCATGCTGTAACAAAGAAAGGTGCCCAGGGGTTACGGCCTCTGAAGGACAAATCATCTGAACCTTTGAGACGTTCATTTTGGCGGCTAGACAGAATACAAGACAACGTCACCATTAGGTATGGAGAACACAGACGCATCACGCGGCTCTCCGAGAAGAACCGACCAAAGCGAAGGATTAAAAAACCCAGGTGGCTTCTGGAAGACGCAGCAGCTCTTAAAAAGAACAATGTTTCTTCCGATATCAAGAAGCACGAGTTGAGACATCAGCAGCACCATCGATCTTCGGACATGAAGAGGTTTGAAACCGCTCAGATCAGGAACAATGCAAAACACAAAGCACCAGTAAACTCGCATTCAGGCGGAAGGGAAATCAACAAGCACCAGAGAGGATTTTCTTTGGATTATGTGGAACCAGCGCAGCCTCCACAAATCATCCTCGAGCTCTCCTTACCAGACAATGAGTTGATGGGTACGTTTACTGAGGAATCTGgcaacagacagagaggatTTCCTCAGGTTCTTCTCTACAGGCCCACAGTGAAGCTTCCTGCCACATCACAACCTGTGAAGACTGTCCAACGCAAGGAGGTGGTTCTTAGAGCACGGGACGCCGCCATGTTTGTAAAACAGCTGCACTGTTACGCACGGCGCCAGAAAGGAAAGGGACATGGATTGAATGTTCACGGCTCCGTATCAACTATCACACGTTCCTCTGTGCAGGGAAGTCCTCCTAAAGATGCACAAAGACGGCGCTGTGAAAAGCCCGAGGGGAAAGGTGCCTCTCGGACACTATCTGAAGTTTTAGAAAAAGTCCATCCAGTTTCACGAAAGACGTCTGCAGCAAGAGATTCTGCTGACGCTCCACAGACACCAGCAGGGGCAAAGGTGACCAAATCTCCACTCTCAGACAAGGTCCCTCAACCTGCAGGCAAAGGAAAAGTGCTGCGCAACGTTTCTTCAGCAAGAGATAAGTCTGCAGTTGAAAGGAAAGCTACCACTGCGTCACAGACAtcagaagaagctgaaagaacAGAAACTCCAGGGTTGGATAAGATTATTCAAGCTCAAACAGCATCTGCAAGAGAGCTGTGCGAAGAACCTGCTGTTGAAATGAAAGTCACCATTGCCTCACAAACCTCCGCAGCAGCCAAAGTGCCACAGTCCCCAGGTTTAGGTATATGTAAAGCACAAAGTGAAGAAGACCTCTCCAGAATCACTGCTTCAGCCGAGATGACCACTGCAGACAACAAGGAGAGTACAGTTAACGAAGGAACACCTGTCTCCGATGAAGCCAATAATTCAAACCCTGATCCTTCACCCTCTCAGACCCAAGATGTTGTTCTTAGAGATGGCGAAAAAGAACTGATGTCACTCACCTCACTGGCTGAAAAGATTCCTGTTGCCAAAGCAAAAGCAGACAGTTTAGAGGTGCTAAACACAGTCTGCAACAACATTGCTGAGGTGGACTTGCATCCACCTTGTGAGAGGGACACAATCCCCAGAGGAAACATGGTCACTCTCAGTAAAGCATCAGAGCCTCGGGCTGCTTATTCGCCTCCAGACCAGGACGCTATGAATGACATATCTGCTCTGACGTTGGTAACCGAGATGGTTACCGAACTTGCACCTGAGGCGCTTGCTCGAGATCTGGAGAATGACAAACAGCGAGCTCCAGAGAATAGTGCCTCCAAGGCTTCAACagttaaaagtaaaacaaaagtaCCTCACAAAATCCGGTCTACCTCCAGCTGCTCTGCATCGGCACAGGAAGCCTCCGCAGTCGTTGATGTGCAACTGAACAAAGGGTCAACGGCAACTCAGGATATTGATTCAGATGCGTCTGAGAGCAGTGAGCCAGAAACGGAGGAATCCAAGTTGGAGTTCAGTTGTACTTTCTGTGACAAGTTCTTTAAGGGAAGTCGTGTCGTGTCACACGCAATGTTCCATTATCGAAGAGATGAGTGCATGTTCTGCAGGACAATGTTCAAAGACGACCTCTTAGCCATGATGCACCTGTCAGATCACATAGAAAAGCTAAAGAAGAGCAAGGACCAAGAAAACCGGGTCTCTGAGACCAAAGGTATGTCCACACCGAAAACCTCCGCCAAAGATAACACCACGAACATGTCGTCTGCTCGCCGTGGGAGGCCGAGGAAATCTGATGTTCCTGAATCAGCAAGTCCTCAAGATCCAAGGCCCCCTGAATCCAGAAAGTTGAGATCGAAAGACAAGCCAGCAGATGAAAACCCTCCACAagaaaagacacacaacacttCAAACCACCTTAATAGTGAAACTCCTGTTCATAAAGTCAATGGGAATATTCGAAAAAAGAAAGAACTTGGACGCGTTGCCAAAAAGAAAGAGATTGCCACAGCGAGAAGGCATTTGGAAGCCAAGCAGCCACTTCCACAGCAGGAGAAATCCCAGGGAAGGACCAGTAATGAATCTGAGAATCACAAGTCGTCAGAAAACGaagataaaaagatgaaaactgAATCTCTGCCGTTCCTGAAGGCACCCGCAAAAGAGAGAAACGTGGAGCCACAAGAGAAAGTTAGCTGTCCCGTGGATGGATGTGTTTGGTTTAACGACTTGTCGAAAAGCCGCGTTGCCCTCCTGTACCACGCTCTGGACGATCACCAGGGTGAGCTCAAACCTTTAGAGCTGGCCTTCCGTGTGGGAAACAGTAGATGTTCTATCTGCATGAGGGTTTTGTTTAGTTTCAAACACTTTCAGCATCACGTCGAAAGGCACCGAGTCTCTCCTCGGCATCCTTGCCTTCATGAGGGCTGTCCGGCCCGGTTCAAGTCAGGAATGGAAATGAGACGCCACGCCAGGAGGCACAATCCGCTGCAGGCAGTGTGCTGCCTCCCAGGCTGTTCTCAACTATTTATTTGTCTCTGGGCACTAAACCTTCATGAACGAGAGCACTACACTTCCAAACCCACAAAACCACACAAGATGACGAGTGAGGAAACAGGCGAAAAACATCATAACGCAGCAGTTGGGAAGAAACAGAAGGATAATGAGCCAAAAGATGCCACTGCTCTGAATAAGACTTTGAAGGCTGCTTGTAAATTAAGAAATCGAGCTACACATAAGACGTCATCgagaaaacacatgaaagctcctcctctctccagtgACGGGGACTTGAATGAGAGAAATGAAACCGAGGATTCAAATGTCTTAAAGAATCTGTCCAACAAAGACACCTCCGCACAGCCTACTGTTCCAAATCTGAGATTAAGACAAACATTAAGGAAAGCATCAGGTACGACCATGGCAGCTCGTAAGGTCATCTCATCGTCATTGTTAAAACGCAAAAACAAAGCAAGGCACAAGTTCAAGAAGAAGCAGGTGAAAGTAAACACAGATGTTCCTAAGAGAAGAGGTCGTCCTCCGAAGTTAAAGAAACCCGTGCATGATGAAAACACGTCTACTGGTCAAAACAGCGAAACGGTCATAGAAAAAACGACTTTGCAAAATGATCCCAAGAATCCAGCTCAGCTTTCAAGTCCAAGTCCCAAAGCAGCAGTGGCCTCAGATGTTAGCGCCGGTACAAAAGAACAAGAAGTTAACAAAACTACGAAAACATCAGTGAATGAATCAAAGTGTAAGAAATCAGTGAACAAGCAGATTAAGAAGAGTCACGTCAGTTCAAATCCATCAATCAGCAGAACCTCGGCAGACAAGACACGGAAGTCGACCACGGACAAAGTGAAGAAAGTGCACAAGGCGAAAAAGCGCTCCTCTCCAGAAAGCGGTTGCCAAAGTGCTGCTTCAAATTCCAGCGAGTCAAAGAAGCGCAAGGTTACAAAAAGCAAAGTGGACACAAAGACCGAGTCTGATTTGAAAGAGACCCCCGAGGTGATATCTGCTGTCCAACAGGTTGAAGCCGCAGCAGTCATAGATGAGGAAGgaaaagcaacaacagaaaacaaagactCGACACACAACTGCACTGGTGAGTCTCTGCCTTCTGTTGCATCGAATGATTTGGCAAATACTCCTTCCACCACATCTGGAGAGACAAAGGAGGAGAAACCAACGAAACCGCACCTCACGAAAAAAGAGAGACCGAAAgagaataaaactaaaacagCTTCTTCAGGCTCGGACAAGGTCAAAAAGAATCAGAAAGATGTTAATAAAAAGACAGACAAGAAGACTGTCAAAGAAAAAAGGCCACGCAAGGACCCGAGCAAAACGCCTGCAgtgaaaaagaaatcaaaatcTGTAGTTCAACCAGAGGATGGGGCTAAAGCAGCAGCATCTGAAAAGAGTGATCAGAATGAGGAGGGCAAAGTAAAGGAAGAAGTCTCAGATCCAACTCTTCCCAGCTCTGGTTCCTCAGCCCCTGCAGATACCAGCAGCTCGAATGAGAAGACGTCTCCCACTGCCACTGAAGGGAACAcgcaaaaagtaaaaacacagaaaaaattAAAGAAGAACTCTGACCCAAACAAAGAAAGTAAGAAGCGCAAGAGTGTTCCTAAAGAAGGTCACACAAAGAGTGTCAAAAAACCTAAAGGTGAACGTGTCCCAACAGCAAAAACGTCTAAAACTGAAGTCAAGCCATTCACTGAGGGGAAAGCTGCGGTCGAGGAGGGAACTGCTTCACTGGAAACGCCACCGTGTCCAATCAGCAGCTCTGGTTACTCTGTCATCAACAGAAAAGGGCCGGGTCAAGTTGTGAAATCATCGGTGTGCAAGGACACGCTCGCCATGTACGGTAAGAAGCCGTACATGCGTCTGCCCCCCACGGCCTACCTGGACGAGAAGTACATCACCATGCCAAAGCGGAGGAAGGACATGTCGCCGTTGGAGCCGACCCAGAGGAGCCCGCCTCCGGGACTCGCCTCTGTCGCGGCGGCGCAGCCGAGACAACGATGTGCCAACTGTTTCGCTACGTTCACCAgtgctgaggagctgcagggtcATCTCCAGCTGCAGAGGTGCTCCAACCTGTTTGGGTTCGACTCGGATGATGAAG GCAACAGTTGA